The genomic stretch TTGACTCCCACTCCTGCACCATAGCCACGCTGACACCCATCGCTCTGGCGAATTCTTCTGTTTTCAGTCCTGTCCCTTTGCGCAATTGCTCGTATTCTGTAAAGGGATTGGATTTTTGTTGCAGGGTAATCGCCTGCGGTACGTCTTTAAAAATGATCTGTTCCAGGCTGCTCAGCAGCTCAAACTCAGGATCTTTATATTCCATTGAGGACTCCTCTTAAATCTCACATCGTGATCAAGAACATCAGAGAGCCAGTTAAGAATAGTCCCTAATACGAACCCAGGATCGTCACGGGTGTGATTAATTGTGCGATAACGATCGCTTTACGCGATTCAGCGATATGGATAGTTATGCTAATTACCTGATTAGTCATATGTCGGCTTCGGCAGGTATTTTTTTGTAAATGGTAAGAAATAAATCGGCAATAGCCGTTTTGCATGAAAAGAGTATCTTGCAAGGCTGACCTGGACTATCCTTGTCAGCGTCGGGCACGCGTGTGCCGGTGTGCGCTTTTTTGGGTGAAAGGAGTAATAAAATGGCGACAGGAAAGTCCTGCTCTCGCTGG from Enterobacter dykesii encodes the following:
- a CDS encoding HTH-type transcriptional regulator is translated as MEYKDPEFELLSSLEQIIFKDVPQAITLQQKSNPFTEYEQLRKGTGLKTEEFARAMGVSVAMVQEWESKREKPTPTELRLMRLIQANPALSKQIA